The genomic interval TGTTCTGCAAAGTAACTGTCCTCTATGCTCTTCTCAGTCCGCTGTGATGGACACCTATCATCATTGTAATACCTTCTAATAACATTCTTGTAAAGTTTAATAAATGGAAGGATATGGTTTTGTGACATAAGGACATAGTAACGATACAGAATAACCATCCTGAGAACTAGAGCGCCACTAGAGTGTTTGTGCAagaatctgtctgtctgtctgcaccaAAGTTATTATTGTTTGGGACAGCGCAAATTCCCAGTGTCTCCTTTGTCTTTGCagttttcaaaatcaaaacagaataaCAATCATTAAAGAACCTGAACCATATGAAGAGAATAAGATGGGCACTGTTTCTAATCAGTTGTCTCTCCACATCACTAGTTTCAGGTGCAGTTTAGACACTTGCTGGTTTCCCACAGTTGAATTATCAGTAATCAAAATAGACAAACAGGAGTTATATTGATTATAACATGAAAGGTTATCAATCCCTCATTTATTAATTCTCAATCGGTATTTTGTCTGGTTTCTTTCATTCCCGCTGTCCGTTTTATATTTCTCACTTCATGCATTCTCGCTcagtttctttctgtctgtctgtctttccttctctgtctgttttcctttcacCTCCACTACAGCAGGGGGCGACATTGCAGAGGTGATGGGAGGCCAAAGAGAGACACtcttcacactgctgctcattacagCTGTCACACGCACTGTAAGTTCATTATCTATCTATGTCTCtatctatgtatgtatctatctatctatcagtgtatctgtctgtatcACTGTCTACCTATCTGACAGTGAGTCAGTCTACATATTCATGTCAGTATCCATCCATCTACCTAaatgtctgtgagtctgtctgtctgtctgtctgttagtTTGTCTGTCTGGCCATCTGAATGTCTGTACACACTgggtgtgctctctgtgtggctgtCAGTCAATCTGATATGTAGATTGTGTAGTAATATCTTGGTATTTGagtctctgtctgtccagctGTCAGGCttgcttgtctgtttgtctttaggtatttatgtttctctgtgtttgtctgtacaCACTGggtgttctctcctctctgtactGCAGGTGACTTCAGAGGAGAGGCAGATGAGCATGTCTCCCAGTGCAGTGGATGATCAGTTCTCAGGGTGTCGGGCAGAGATGCGGGAGAAGGtcatggggaagggggggctgctggagcaggagctgaaGAGTAACGTTGCATTCAGGGAGGTGTGGAGATCAATAAAATGTGGCAAAACCATCCCAGGTGGCAGGCAGGAGCACACGCTGGCAATGCAGGTGTACACCCACGCGAGCAAAAAATTCCTCAGCGACTTTGATTCAGCGGTCGAGTCCCGCGGCGCGAACAACGGCGTCGACAGCAGCAGCTTCCCCTACAAGTCCCTCCACTTCCTGCTGACGGAGgcgctgcagctgctgcagacgAGTCAGTGCCACACAGTGAGCCACAGCTCAGAGCATCGCTACGGGGCCCGGGTCGGGGAGGAGGTTCGGTTCGGCCGGTTCGTTTCCACGATGACGGGGGAAAGCCATGCAGCAGGAACCCTTTTTCACATCACCAGCTGCGCCGCGGTCAAGGTGGCCAGAGCGGTCGTCAAGGCGAACCGCGCCTGCAGTATCAATGAAACTGAACTCCTGGTCCCTCCTTTCGAGGTGTTTATGGTGGAGGATGTGAAGACCTCTGACAATTACACAGAGATCACTCTAAACCACACGCGCTTTCACAGCTACCACGACTGTTACCTGTTCCCCAGGTAAGTCTGTAAAAGTCTAATCCATGTGACGGGAGGCCGCTTGTTGGACCCTAAAACTGCCCCGTTCCAGCCAGTCTCCAAACGTGCAGACTTCACATCAACAAAGTGAAGCTGATGAGCCCAAAGCATTTGCCCTACAGACTGAGACCCTTCAAATGTGTAGAGAATCCCCAAACAAGGGGGAAGTCTCTCTGCATGAAATGCCTCTTTGGTCTTGTACATTTCCAAGGTGTTGGTTTACCAAACGAACCAGAGCGTTCACGTTACGATCAAACGGGTCACTTTATTTAGCAGCACTGTTGAGAAATCTTTTGTCAACGACGGCCTCTCCACAAAGACAGGAAACGCCGCGCCAGCCCATTGTTGTCATTCACGTAACTTCACTTGTGGTGGAACAGGAGTGAAATGCCACAAATCGGCAGAACGGAAGCCTTATCGAAGTTTCTACTTCCTCACCAGGAAATCATAGCAGAGGCACTGTCCCAAACCACACACCGGGAGCAACACACCCTGTGGAGCTCAGGCTTTGATGATGAATTCGCCTGTTGATAAAGGGCAAGAGGTCTAGGGGGTACATGGGTATAAAATGCATACCTTGCTATATTATCCATCATAGCAAAGCAGTGTggcaaagtggtaaggagcagtgcttgtaaccaaaaggttgctggtttagtTCCCTGACACAGTCTTACAACTTGTACATAATGTGTGCTGACAGACTATGGGGGAAAATACTGTGTAGCTAGTAATAAacaattcattgtttttacttCAAAAATAACAAGTTCAGCTGTGCTGCTCAAAGCCATACATAATGACCAAATAAATATACCATACActgtcatacatacatataccattttttaagagaaaaaaaatatatgcattggTTTTTTTAACAGTATACTTTAATCGTAATTGCATTCTACAGAGCAAAGTTATTGTttgcaaataatgcattttgtttcctgtAAATGACCTGTCAGGAAAGTGCATCATGAATTTTGGGAGTAATTAGatctgactttgtgtgtgtgtgtttcatgcaCAAAAATCATCTGAATGTAAAAATCACACCCATGTGCTTCCACTGAGCTGGAAGACAGCAGGAATGCATCTGTGAGCAGTATGTGAGCGCGTGTTTTAGTTGGTCAGCGAGTTAATTACTGAAAGACAGGTATGGGACATTAGAAAGCGAAGTTAaccatttaaattgtttttgtttgttttatatcaATAACTAAATTAACGTACTAACACATATGTTCactttctttgtctctccttctctctccctctctctcctgcccccagTTCTGGTGACTCTGTGGGCTCCAGTATGTTGGTGCTGCTGGCcgcttctctgtgtctctgtccctaTGTCCTGGGACACACGCTGTAAtattacaatacacacacacacacacacacacacacacacaaaccacaaatgttAAAAGAGCCTCTGTAAAGTGGTATGCTGTATTCAccaaaatctgaaaaacagaaaatgattagCTTTATAAGTCactatatttaattattaaaaaaatgttattgtttattCAATAACTTGGTAGGCAGCTCCTGCCGAGTTTCAGTATGACATTATCtttaatgcataatgcatatcTATAACTGCAAAATGTAACTCCTTCCATCCATCCCAACTGCAAATAAAGCATTCATAAGCATTTGCTCAAAATGTTGTGCACTTCTTTCATAAAATTATTGGTGTAGGAATGAGTCATGCATTGTGAAAAACTGGGACAGAACGACTCCCATACTAACACTTGAATAAGTCTACCAATCCACTCTACATTAACTTGCATGTATACCACTGTAGTTACATTGTAACTGATTTGGTAACAGGAATGTAACTTTATGCCATTACCCATTAACAACATTGTAATTGTACTGCTATTTATAGGGTTCAACAAGATAATTacatgctgtaaatatttatctaacatgtctttttcattaaatttaaatcattaataataaattggATATTTCATTGTACAACCACTTTGGTAGTGTTGAGTGTAACTACATGCcattacacagtaattacattgtaattgttAGTTACAGTGAATGTGCACCACTATTGTATAACAATGTAAAGTTAACCAACAAtattacataataaaacataaatcattaACATGATCTCTCTGTGGTATATGATGATTGACATCATATTGATAAATGGCATTCATCTCCTGGCTTATTTTGATTAGAATACAGATATCACTCAGGTACAGCCAGGTGGGGCCGTTGTTCAGTCCCTCAGGTGCATAGGATATCAGGGTCAGGTGTTAAGCCACACACTGCTCTGCTGGCATAGACGAATGGAAGAGTTTGTTGATGTACTTCCTCAAAGAGTCCATCTAGGAGACTTCCACCAGGACAGGtctatgaatgtgtgtgtgtgtgtgtgtgtgtgtgtgtgtgtgtgtgtgtgtgtgtgtgtgtgtgtgtgtgtgtgcgtgcgtggtatgtatgtgtgtgtgtgtgtgtgtgtgtgtgtgtgtgtgtgtgtgtaaatcccTGAGTCATATGTCTCTGAGCTGTGCATCCAAATCGGACCAAACAAGATTAAGAGTCTACAGTAACTGAAGCACCTGTTTCCTGTGAGTGGAAGGAGGCCTGAGACaatgaagaagagaaagagacagagagagaaagggggagggaagaagtgaaaaaggggggggggttacactTCCTACTTACTTCCTTATTTGGGTATAGTTTCTTCTaagttgtggttggaggtggtGGACTGCAAGTGCTAATTACAGGGCCTTCTTTCTGCCAAAGTTCAGTTCCAAAGGTCGTAGCAAGCAGGAACCAGATAGAGGAACAACAGaaaaagtgtgtgagagagtgtgagagaggggggagagagcgagggaagGGAAGAACCTGGCGTTCACCTCAACTGCAAGGTAAGACAACACAAGCTGTGCATTTTCTTCACTATTTCTGCTATatgtttcattcagttttgtgGCCCTTTGCCACATTTAATTATATAGCACAACTGCTGGTAATACAGGGGTTGTTTGTGAGGTATCTGCTTTCTCATGGCAGAGTATATTTTTGATAAGGCAATTGAAACCATCATGGCTCTCCATTTCTATTATGCATGTGACATAATTAACTATATCTGATATTATCAAAATACCTGCAATATTGGCAACAAAACGTTGATTTTGATCAATTATTTTCCCCCATACTCACCAGTATACAGATCTGAGCTGTGggtgaaagctttttttcacTGGAGCTCCTCTGCCTCTTGGAGAGAGGAAACTGTCACAGCAGCGAGCACCCAATCAACAGCAAACATTCCCACAACATGTCAGCAACGCTGAGGCAACAGTGTCACAgcaattttgtgtgtgtgtgtgtgtgtgtgtaactgtctACCCTGATAtatgggaatgtgtgtgtgtgtgtgtgtgagagagagagagagaggtgggagacagagagagagagagagagagacagagagagagagagagagagagagagagaaagaaagcccCAGTTGTTGCTGtgcctcttctctcccctgACCCACTCTTACTCCCTGCCCTCTTATCTAACACATCACGGCTGTCAGCGCTTTAAAACTGTCTGTAATCGGTCAGCTTCCACAAGCGTCCCCTTTGTGTGTGACCAGACGGTAACCAGGTGGCTGAATGAatgacaatgaatgaatgacaggaATCCAACACGTGACCTTAAAAAGTGTACTTTGGACCttgaggggtggtggggggggttgtgggtttGAGTCCTGCTGTAGCAGAGACCCTGAGGCATAGCTCCACAGCTGCAGTAAAGGTCCTCCTGTGGGAAAGCGTGGCAGTCTACGCCCAACACTGAATACTAAGCACCGAAAGCAGTACTGAGTGACAGCACAAGACAGTCAGTTAAACAGGGTCTGTGTTTGTCACTGTAGCTAACATCCTCACCCAGGACAAGAAAACAGCATGATCAGATTCCCTGgaaaaatataatacaacatACAGTTTATGATGCAGTAGTACATCATGCTAAAAAAACAACTCATGTCATCATATTTGCACTAAATCAGCTGAAGCCAATGAGGCGCCCAGGAACATACTGAAAAGGTCAAGGTTCAGAGGGCAGGAGCGTGCAATTGAACCTTTATGGTGGTCAGAGGTGGGCAGAGGTTtcacactgaacaaaaaaagatcCTGTTTCCTGAAGGCAAACCATGCAAAGCTTTACCTTGTTACCTACACTTACaccacataataaataaaactttttcTTAAAGGCATTCCAGACAAAACAGCACCTTGTTTGTGTAGATACACAGAAGGTGTGCACCTCGGTGGGGTAGTGTGGATGGTCTGCAACTTTCTGACTGTTGCTTGGTTACCCTGCATCTTCATGGCCCCCACATTCCTAACCCCCACCCCAATCCCCTCTCCCAACTCACCTTAACAAATGTGGAATATGTGACTGTGCAAGAGCATTCACATTAATCTACTTGCACTTgtatattcacaaaatatattcatatatctCTGCATATTTTCCAATTTGTCCTGCATGCTGTATTTGTTACGAGGCGGATTGCACCAAAGACTGCCCTGCTCACTCTACTGTGAGGACAGAAACTCTGTCTGTTGGCCGACATCAGAGCCTCTGCCAAAgagaacgcacacacacacacacacacacacacacacacacacacacacacacacgcacacagcccTGTCATGATCAACACCCCTCCCTGTCCACTAGATGGAGCCAGTCAGTCTTCCAGCCTTGCCCCGGGTGGCCTTCTGTGGCGGTACCCATGGCAACGAGCTGTCTGGAGTTTACCTGGTGCGACAGtggcagaagaagaagaagctggaggCGGAGTCTGTCGCCGTGACGACCGTGATGTCAAACCCGCGCGCAGTGCAGCAGTGCAGGAGATACGTAGAGAAGGACCTCAACCGCTGCTTCACTACCGCCACCCTCAGGTGAGACGGGGTACCGCCGCTGCTGATGAC from Megalops cyprinoides isolate fMegCyp1 chromosome 22, fMegCyp1.pri, whole genome shotgun sequence carries:
- the LOC118769647 gene encoding ecto-ADP-ribosyltransferase 5-like, translating into MGGQRETLFTLLLITAVTRTVTSEERQMSMSPSAVDDQFSGCRAEMREKVMGKGGLLEQELKSNVAFREVWRSIKCGKTIPGGRQEHTLAMQVYTHASKKFLSDFDSAVESRGANNGVDSSSFPYKSLHFLLTEALQLLQTSQCHTVSHSSEHRYGARVGEEVRFGRFVSTMTGESHAAGTLFHITSCAAVKVARAVVKANRACSINETELLVPPFEVFMVEDVKTSDNYTEITLNHTRFHSYHDCYLFPSSGDSVGSSMLVLLAASLCLCPYVLGHTL